CGTGGGCGCTGGGTTGGGGGCGGGGACGGACGGCAGGGCGGGGATCCCGGGCTGGACCTTCTTGTGGAGGGCGATGTAGTCCAGCCTCACGCCCACCTCCCCGGTGAAGAAGTTGGTGCCGTTGTGGCAGTGCTCCAGGAGGCCCCAGCAGAGCGGGGAGCGCGGCAGCGGGTGGAAGGAGTCTCCGGGGCCGCCCAGGCGCAGAGCCGAGCTGGCGGCTCGCAGACCCTCGGAGCAGGCGTCGTAGTAGTTCAAGAAGCCTGGGCGGGAGGGACACAGAGTCCACACCCCCGCGCCCGAGGGGCGGCTGCCACCCCCTCAGATCCGCAGGAGCCCAGGAGGCCGGCCCGCCCACCTTGCAGGGTCATGGACACGTTGTCGAAGTCGTGGTGGTCCGGCTCGTTCCACGTCTCGAAATTCCACTTGGAAACGTGCTTGAGACCGTACCTACCTGCAGAGGGTCCCTACTGTGGCGAGAGGGCCCCTCCCCTGGGGCAGGGTCATGGGCTCATGGGGATCCCCAGGGAGGGGCAACCATGGTGGGGGGTTTGCATGTGACCCGAGTGTCTGATTCCCTATGAGCTCGGCCCCTCGCGACTTGCCCCCCCCATCAGGAGGCCCTGGTTCAGGGGGTTCATGGTGAGAAGACCAGGAGGCGGCCTGGGTGGGTGTGGGAGGAGAGCCTGCCCAGGAGTGCCCACCCTGTCCCCGCAGGGCATGCGCCCCGCCCACCGATGTATCTCCCGGCCAGGAGTGAGACCAGGTTCTTCCACTCGAACACTTGCCGCTGGTTCTCAAAGTCAGTGAAGCGTCCGGAGGGGCTGCCCATCAGCTCGAAGCCTGCGGCACACGAGGGTGGCTCTCCCACTGCTTGCCTGCCTGTCCCCACCAGGCCCGCACTGAGGCGGGCCCTGAGTGGGCAACCAGGAGGACCCAGAAGggccaggccagggggagggggtggggccagCAGTCCAAGGGCGAGGCTGGCGGCTTACCTGGGACGAGCTGGTTCTCCCTGAGAAGGTCCAGGTACCGGTCCAGGTGGGTGAAGTTGTAGCTCAGGCCCTGCCCGGCTGACCCCCTGTAGAAGGACACTCAATGTCAGGATGGGGGAAGGTGGGCCCGGGACTGGAACTCTGGCCACATTCAAGCAGCTAAGAAACCTGCAAGGTGCCATGCAGGACTAGGCTCCAGACTCAACTGGCCCCTCTCCTCAGAAAACATAACTGTGTAAGCCTATGAGTCACTCACAGCCTAGTATGAACTAGGGTGTCTGTACTGGAATCCCACCCTCGAGCCTTCAGGGGTTCAGAATAGCCTGTGGGAGGGAGCAGGCAGGTCTTTTGGGAAAGGTACagcaggatggaggaaggagaacAGACATCCTAAAGACAGCTGACAGTGAAGCCGGGAGGCTGCGGGATGAGCCTGGCAGGACGCTGTGATGCCATGTCCTGCTTCCCTGCACCTCCTGGAGGCCAGGGCCCCAGACTTGGCTCAACACTACCCTGCCCCCGCTTCCACAGGCTGAGAGGCAACGTGgacaggcaggagggagagggcagcCTCCCCGCCCTGCACCCATCCCTGAGGTAGAAATGAACTCATGATAATCAAGCAACAGGAAAGCAGCTAGTGGGCCTGGGGCAGAAGAAGGGTGTGGGATGGGAGAGACGCAGTCACACGAGGCCTTGCGGCAATGGTGAGGATGGAACCCTGACTCGGGGTGACGTGGGGAGTCCTCTCAGGGATCGGAGCAGGGCAGTACCATGActctttttgtttatctgcttGTAAGACAACTTTTTAAGAACCATTTtggattcacagcaaaattgagacgGAGGTGCTGAGATTTCCCATTTGCCCCCCGCCACGCTCCCTCcccacatgcacagcctcccccatgaCCAACATCCCACAGTGAGACTTTTGTTACAACTGACGGACCGACACTAACATCACAGTCACCCCCAATCCACAGCCCACATTAGGGCTCACCTGCTGGCGTGCATTCTAGGGGTTTGGgaaaatgtataatggcatgtatctACCACTGCAGTATCACACAAAgtatttttactgccctaaaaatcctctatgccTCACCTCttcatcctccccccaccccaaacccctgACGtgtttactgtctccatagtttcgCCTTTGCCATGTTTTGAAAGGATCCCTTCATCGGCCCACTGGAGCCAGAGTGGGAGCTGGAAGGCGGTTCCCGGGGGGAGGTGTGGTGCCCGGACTGGGTGGTGTCGGCGGCAGCAGCAAGAGGGAGGCGAAGCGGATAGATTCAGGAGGCAGAGGGGCCAGCGTCCACTGCCGGACTGGAGGGGGGCCGGGAAGGGGCAGTTCAGCACAACCGTGGATTTCGCTTGAGCACCTAGGGGTGCGTGCAGTCGGCAGAGGCAGGGGGGGCAGTAAGACAGGTCTCGGATGCGCTGGCATGCAGGTGGCGCACCTGGGGTCGGGGGCTGGGTGAGGAGACTGGTGCTCAGCCGTCAGGCCAAGGCAAGGAGGGCGAGGCAGGCGGAGGAGAGCACCGAGCCTGGGGCTGAGGCGGCAGCCCGGGGTGGCCCAGACGGGCGGACCGGCAGAGGGTCTGAGCGCTTCCCCTGCGGGCACGCCTGGCCCATCCCCAGATCTGAGGGGGAGGGCGGACACTTTCCAGAGGGCTGCAGCTGCGCCCTCTAGTGGCAGCCAGGTGCGTCCCGCCTGCGCGGCGGCGGCGAGGGATCAAGGTGGAATCTGGCCATGACCCGCTCTGGGTCTCAGCCTCCCAGTCAGTCTCACGCCAGTCCGGCCAGCCCAGCGCTGTCCCCCTGAGGGACAGCGAGGGTCTGGACAAGTCAGCACCTCCCTTCCGGGCCTCCTCTGCCCCACTCGTCACTGCACAAGGTCAAGGCCGAGCCATCCCGCTCTCACCAGGCCATGTCTTCCCACCTCTGGAGCCCAGACCCACAGCACGTGCGCAGCGggggcccgcccctcccccctccaaagGTCACAACCggtagcaaaggaaaaaaaacttaagcGCTCGGGTAAAAATTAAATGCGTGGCAGCGGACGGGTTCCAAAGTCCcacagatgggggtgggggagcaggcgTGGGCGATGGGCGACGCATGTACAGTGGAGGCCCCGGCACGGGTGCCAGGCTTTCTCTGCAGATCCTGGCAGCGCTGGGCCGAGTTGGGGCGGGAGCACATCAGGCCTCGGGTGAATGCTGTTCAGGCGGCTCAGTGTCCTGGGCCAGCGGGGTgtcaccaggggagccccagccGCAGAGCCGATCTCAGCCTGTCACTCTGAGTGGACTTGAGTGTCCGCTGACCCATCCAGCGTCGGCACCCAGAAATGCCCTAGGACTCAGTAACCTGTCCCCCGGGGACCAGAAGACCCAACCGTGGGGGTGATCCCAGGCCCAGAAACCCCGGGGAGCAGTCCTCGGGCCCCACTACCGGTGCCTAGGTCTCCATCCGTCTCAGCCTCCGTTGGGAGGGGAATTTGAGAGATCAAAGCTAGTGAGGGGGCTGAGCCAGAAGGTGTAGTGCGCAGCCCACCCCTGCACTCCCCCTGCAGAGGCCTGGGTCACAGACGCAGTCCAGCCCGAGAGCCTCTCCATCCTCCAGCCACGCAGGGGGCCGAACCTGGGCGCGAGGCACAGGCGGCGTCGCCTCCCGCTCCTGGCCCGGCACTTGGGCCGGGGCAGCGGAGGCTGCACAACGACTTTATTCACTGCACGCCGGCGGCCGTCAGGCTGCACCAGGAACCGCCCCCCCATCCCTGGGCCTGAGCGCGTGCGCCGCGAGGACCCAGCAGCACCCAGGCCTGGTGAGTGCTCGGGTGCGCGGGGCGGGGCCCCAGGCCTCGCGTGCTCGGGCGTGGAATCTGGGGAACACAGGGTGGGGATCGGGCGGGTGCAGATGGGGCCGCGCTTGCTCGTCTGGCAAGAGGAAGGGACGCACTCGTGGGAGGGGGCGCAGGGTGGATGGAAATGTGCTGGGTGGGGCCCGGGCCGCGCGTGCTTGGCTTGGGGGGCGCACTCGTGGGAGGAGGCGCAGAGCGGGGGTACGTGTGGAAATGCACGGGGTGGGAACCCGGGGCGCGCGTGGTCGGCAGGGATGGGGTGCGCGGGGCCGGGGTGGGGAAATACATGGGGCGGGGAGAGAGTGCTCCGAGGGGGAGACACAGACCCGCCGCTGCAGGGACCGGCAGCCACAGTCAGGGTCGGGGCTGCGAAGGTGCCGGCCGGGGAGGCAGGAGAGCCGCTCTTCTGGAACTGGGAGTGCTGGGGTCTGGGTCTCGGGGCCCTGGAGATGAGAAGGGCTTGCAGCCCAACCTCTTTTCACTTGTGGGGTACATGGCTCCTTTCCAAATAAGTgtactcagtggcttaaaacggTGATTTAAAGACCAACATTAAAATAACAACCATGTGGCACAGGACTGGGCAGGAGGCGAGATGAGGGCGGTTCCTGCAGGCGGAGGTGCTGGAGACCCCACGCCCCATGCTGGTTAACCCGTGCCAGGGTCctgctgccctccctgccccggTGGAGAAGTCTGCAGTGGGCCCACTGGGGTGAAGGGGGACAGTGGGCCTCGGCTGCAAGGCCGCAGGACCCAAGACGCTCGCCTGTGTGCCTGGTCAGGGGCAGCATGAAGACGACAGTCCTCAAAGCACAGAGGGacaggcggggtgggggggcgcctAGGCCCCGGGGTCCTGCAGTTCTCTCTCACTTGTGCCTCTTCACCTGCTTAGACACCCagcctgggcaggggctgggggagtagAGGCAAGGCAGCCAAGGCCAGGCCCCTGCGGTGCAGCTGGATGGGGGACACGGGGGCTGCAGCGCTGCGAAGAGCCCTTCCCCGAAATATCAGTATCTCCACGTGCCTAAAATCCCACCACGGGCGCTCCAAACCTAGGCGGCCCCCAAAGCCCTGTCCCCACCTCCTGAGGGCGGAGGGGCCGCCGCCGCcattcacccctccctccccgacgGTGGGCCCAGCCACCACCTCTGCCCACACGTGCCACGCAGGGGGTTTCCACACTGCCGCTCCGCCGGTAGCTGGGTCGGAAAGTAAGCGTGTTAGGATCCCTCGGTGGCCCCTCCACTCCAGCCCTGAGAGGAGTCTTATCTGCCCCTGAACTGCTGTGACTTGTCCCGCCCACCCTCTGGGCGGTGGCTCCTGTAAACCACATCCTTGGGCACACAGCTCCGCCCCAGGGCTAAGTGGGTACTGCGCAGGACtcaggggtgggggcggggaggggctgtGCCGGGAGGCCCCAGGCTCTGCCCTTGGAGGTTGGGTTCAGACTCGGGAGGGCAGGGCGAGATCTTGGGGCCCAACACAGACTCTTCAAGAACAAGGAATCAGATCTGAGATGGACGCGGCATCGCAGTGGGGCCTCGGCCCTGACCACTCCTCCCCCTTGATGCAGGTGGGCAGAGACCCTCCTACTGTCTGGCTATCCTCCCAGCCACCCTGGGGtcccactcccacctctgcccccaaaTGGGGCCTCTGGTCTTTCCCATCCAGGCCACGGCTGTGGCAGAGCTTTCAGGGAGGCTCTGGAGGGAGGTCCCAAAGTGAGGCTGCATGTGGGAGGTGCCTGGATggagctccccccgcccccttgcCCGGGCTTTGGGAGACAGCAGGCCCAGGCCAGCTCAGCCTTGCAGCCCCTCAGAGGGACCCCTCGCAGCCTCTCAGGCCTCCCCCCCAGGATGGAAAACACTCGGGGCTGTGGTGTTCTTTCCCCACGTTGCCCCTCAGGCACCCACttgttcattttaaagatgggagaaCTGAGGTtctgagtaattttaaaaacagcagcGCACTCTCAGTTAACTGTACGCGGGACACGAGGGTGGTCATCTAAAGGGACCGTTTACCTTCACACCGGCCCTATGAGGCGGGTCCCACTGGCCCTGGAGGAGTGGATGGAGGCGTGGCGAGGCCAGGTGGCCACCCACTGCACCGGGCCAGCACCTGGCTGGGATCCAGGTGGTGGGGCTCCAGGGGACAGAACCAGGACCCCTGCCCCTGCAGCGGGAAGGGCACACCCGGCTGCTAATCGTATCTTGGTGCCCGGCGGCCCTCCAGTCCTCAGCCACGCGCACACCCCGCCCCCAGCGGCCTCGTGCCTGCTTTCCACGCGAGGACACAGAGCAGAAGCCAAGATGTGGCCGCCCCGCGCCCAGCTGGCTCCCGCGTGGACCAGACCCATCTCCCGGCAGACAGGATGTATCTCCCGGCAGACAGGATGTCCAGGGATGGGACCCGGAGACCGGCCCCTCCCTCGGAGCCCCATCCCTGCCCACGCTCCGGGGTCCTGGGAGCCACGGCGCGGGGCCCCAGAGGCTAGGggtcccccgccccctcccccaacacaacTGGCCAGGCTCCTGAGCGTTCTGCCTCCCCCAGGGGCCCAGAATCCAGGCTTTCTGCTCCAGCCACTCAATgccccagcccacctgtcccgGCCCTCCAGTCCTCAGCCACGCGCACACCCCGCCCCCAGCGGCCTCGTGCCTGCTTTCCACGCGAGGACACAGAGCAGAAGCCAAGATGTGGCCGCCCCGCGCCCAGCTGGCTCCCGCGTGGACCAGACCCATCTCCCGGCAGACAGGATGTCCAGGGATGGGACCCGGAGACCGGCCCCTCCCTCGGAGCCCCATCCCTGCCCACGCTCCGGGGTCCTGGGAGCCACGGCGCGGGGCCCCAGAGGCTAGGggtcccccgccccctcccccaacacaacTGGCCAGGCTCCTGAGCGTTCTGCCTCCCCCAGGGGCCCAGAATCCAGGCTTTCTGCTCCAGCCACTCAATgccccagcccacctgtcccgCACCTGGAGCCCTGCTCCCGGGGGGCTGGAAGCTTGTAAGAGTCCCACACAATTGTAAGTATCTGTGAGCCTCTGATTACAGTACAACTCCCTGTATTAGCCGCTCAGGTAATGCTCATCTGGGGGaacctatgactcagcaatcttTGGAGTAAATGATTTAACTGCAAGCCCAGCACAGCTGAGCAGTCAGATGCTAAGCACAGAGCACTGCCCTCCAGTCAGTGCCAGGCCAGCTCTGTGCCTGAGCCCACCACCTGCATGCCCAACGCGCTGGGCCAGAGGCCCCGGGGACAGACAAGCTAGGCCCGCACTACCTGCCGAGCCTGTGAGGGGCCCCTCAGGTAAGAGTCCCCCTGGGACCCTGCGGCAGGACAGCGAGGGCTCTAGACAACGGCCACAGCAGAGGCCGGCTCCCTGGATGCAGCGGAGGGGCAGGACGCTGTGAGTGGAAAGGCCCGATTCCAGGGTTTCTTTTGTGGACTCCCCGTTTAAACGGTCACTCAGTCGACACGCCTGGACCTCGGGGTCTGGCTGAGCTCAAGGTGTCCAGGGACCCGTGTGGTGAGGTCTTCAGAGGGAAGAAAGCTCCCCTAGCATGCCCCAAAGCGCAGGCCTGCCCCTCGAGCCCTGGGGGCGGCGTCCGCCTGTCCGCACCTCACAGCAGGCCAGGACGAGCACCCGTCCTCCACACCCGGGGACACCCCGGGCCCCGCGTCCCCAGCCAGCGCACACACGGCGCCAGGGTGGCCGGGCTCTGAGGAAGCAGAGACCATCTGCTTCGTGTCACCATGAGGGGGACAGCAAGGGCTGACGTCCGGGCGGGCCTCAGCACAGCTGAGATCGGGACGCCCTGGCGCTCGCTGAGCACAGAGGCAAGGTCAGCCTGGGCCAGGTGGCAGGCTGCCCTCTGGACAGCAGGCACGGCGGGCACGTGTGTTCCGCGGCGCGCCTGTGCGGCCTCAGCACCAGCCAAAACCCAGAAGCGCTAACACGCACTGGGAAAGGGGCCTGCCGTCCCAGGACACCCTGCAGGCGATGGACACCAGTCACCCCGCTCCCCTCCCAGCCGGCCCCTCAAAGCACGTTCCAGGAGTTCTGCCGCAAGCGCCGGGCCGGGGCAGGCGCTGCTGCAGCACAGATCTGGGGTCCCGGCACCTGCAAGGCTCTTCCTGCCGGCAGAGCCGCAGTGCAGAGGTGATGGAGGGACGACCGGAGGGGACTGTGGTGGTCTGGATGGCGGAGCGGAGGGGCCCCTGGCACGCACGGAGAGGAGCGGAGCCTGCTCCGGCCACGCGAGTCCGGGTCTCTGCGACGCCCTCTGACTGACACGTCTCGCCACCCCAGCAATGACACCCACTTCTACCCACTTTGCAGGTTTTCTCGGGGGGCGGGCTGGTGCCCCACGATGGAAGTGTCCCCTGAGTTCACACAGCAGGGCAGGGGGCTGGTGCTGCTTCGCCGGCGGCCCCCCGCACCCCCGGGCCCGCGAGAGGCTCTGAAGGCCCGGCTGCGGCGGGGCTGTGCGTGCAGCGCGCAGCGGGCCCGGGAGCTGCTGCAGGACCTGCTCCCCGCCACGCGTTGGCTCCGCCAGTACCAGCCTCGGGAGGACCTGGCGGGTGACGTCATATCTGGGCTGGTCATCGGCATCATCCTGGTGCCTCAGGCCATCGCCTACTCACTGCTGGCCGGGCTGCAGCCCATCTACAGCCTCTACACGTCCTTCTTTGCGAACCTCATCTACTTCCTCATGGGCACCTCACGCCACGTCTCCGTGGGTATCTTCAGCCTGCTCTGCCTCATGGTGGGCCAGGTGGTAGACCGCGAGCTCCTGCTGGCCGGCTTCGACCCCGCCCAGGACGGTCCGGGGCCCGGGGCCAACCGCAGCGCCCTCAACGCCTCGGCCACCGTGCTGGCGCTTGGGCTACAGGACTGCGGCCAGGACTGCTACGCCATCCGCGTGGCCACCGCCCTCACGCTGCTGGCCGGGGTTTACCAGGTgaggagctgggcctgggcctAGACAGGCTGCCCAGCCACTCGGAGCAGCCCCTTCAGGCACTGGTCGCCCCCCTGCAAGGGCCAAGCCTGGGGGAGACAGGAGGTCAGGGCGGTGGCTTAACCcacaaggagaggagagaacaggGCATAGGCAGAAGTGGGTGCGTGACAGCACCCCGGGTCGGGGCACCAGAGGGGTTGAGggtgcccggggtggggggcctgCCTGGCCAGCTGCAGAGTGTGGCCTCGGGCCCAAATGTGCCCCCACTTGGTCTGCCCATCCTCCCCAGCTTCCGGTCCCAAGTGGGATCCTGGGAACCGCCTGCCCGCCTGCCTTCCCACGGCCTCCCCGCACCCAGccctccctggaccagggctctccACCCCAACGTCGCCCCCTCCCAAGGGCCGCCTCAGGTCCTTCCCCTCAGCTCCAGGTCCCCCGGGAGGGGGCGGAGCTGTGGACAGGGCAGAGAAAGGAGCTGCCTTCCGATGCCCAGAGCCCACGTGTGTGACACCACGGTGAGCGTCGTGGCCACAGCGTGCACTCCGGCGTCTGCCGTGCCTGTGCGCGCACACGCGTGTGCAGGCGGCCGCGGAGGGGGTCCACGTGGGAAATACGCAATGCGAGGGAGGGAGTTCCGGTTCTGTGCTGTGCCCGCGCCCCGCAGCCCTGACCACGCTCTGTCTGCAGGTCCTCATGGGCGTCCTCGGGCTGGGCTTCGTGTCCGCCTACCTCTCGCAGCCGCTGCTGGACGGCTTCGCCATGGGGGCCTCAGTGACCATCCTGACCTCCCAGCTCCGACACCTGCTGGGCGTGCGGGTCCCGCGGCACCAGGGGCCGGGCCTGGTGGTCAGCACATGGCTGAGCCTGCTGCGCGGTGCCGGGCAGGCCAACCTGTGCGACGTGCTCACCAGCGCCACATGCCTGGCTGTGCTGCTGGCGGCCAAGGAGCTCTCGGACCGCTACCGGCACCACCTGAAGGTGCCGCTGCCGGCAGAACTGCTGGTCATCGGGGCGGCCACGCTCGTGTCCCACTTCGGGCAGTTCCACGAGCGCTTCGGCTCCAGCGTGGCGGGCGACATCCCCACCGGCTTCATGCCCCCGCACGTGCCAGACCCGGCGCTGGTGTGGCGCGTGGCGCTGGACGCCGCGTCCCTGGCCCTCGTGGGCTCCGCCTTCTCCATCTCGCTGGCGGAGATGTTCGCCCGCAGCCACGGCTACTCTGTGCGCGCCAACCAGGAGCTGCTGGCTGTGGGCTGCTGCAATGTGCTGCCTGCCTTCTTCCACTGTTTTGCCACCAGCGCCGCCCTGGCCAAGAGCCTGGTGAAGACCGCCACCGGCTGCCGCACGCAGCTGTCCAGCGCGGTCAGCGCCGCCGTGGTGCTGCTGGTGGTGCTGGCGCTAGCGCCCCTGTTCCGGGACCTGCAGCGGAGCGTGCTGGCCTGCGTCATCGTCGTCAGCCTGCGTGGGGCCCTGCGCAAGGTGCGGGACGTCCCGCGGCTATGGCGGCTCAGCCCTGCCGATGCTCTGGTCTGGGTGGCCACGGCGGCCACCTgcgtgctggtcagcaccgaggCCGGGCTCCTGGCCGGCATTCTCCTCTCACTGCTCAGCCTGGCCGGCCGCACACGGCACCCAAGCGCTGCCCTGCTCGCCCGCGCCGGGGATTCCAGCTTCTACGGGGACCCGGCAGAATTTGAGGGCCTGGTCCCCGAGCCCGGTGTGCAGGTGTTCCGCTTCACGGGGCCCCTCTACTACGCCAATAAGGACTTCTTCCTGCGGTCACTCTACAGCCTCACCGGGCTGAACGCGGGATACGCAGCCGCCAGGAGGAAGGAGCggggcccgggggcgggggctggcGAGGGAGAGCCTGTCGAAGGCAGGGACCTGGGTCCCGGGCGCAGCACAGCTGCGCTGGTGCCCTCGGCGAGCTGCTTCCACGCGGTGGTCATTGACTGTGCCCCGCTGCTGTTCGTGGATGCGGCCGGCCTGGCCACACTGCAGGACCTGCGCCGAGACTACGGGTCCTTGGGCATCGCCCTGCTCCTGGCGTGCTGCAGCCCCTCGGTAAGGGACACCCTGAGGAGAGGCGGCTTCCTCGGGGAGGACCAGGGCGACGCGGCCGAGGAGGGGCAGCTGTTCCCCAGCGTGCACTGTGCCGTGCAGGCGGCCCGAGCCCGCTGCCAGGAGCTGGTAGCCGCCAACTACACCCTCTAACTGAGCCGGCACCTGCCGCCAGCCTCCACTCCCACCATCCGTCACTGCAATCTTGCTGTCGCCTGGTGCCTCCAATCTAGAGGACCCAGGGAACCCCAAATGGGATGGAGGGTGGCAGTGAACACACAAAGGGACCCAGACACTTGAGAACCCTCAACTGCACCTGGGAGACAAACGCTGCCTCGGTGCCAACCTGGGCCCAGTGCTGTGCACGTGTGGTCCGTGGAGCCGGTCTGACAGTCGGTGTCCTGTCTTACTTGAACAAGGACCCTGAGGCAGTCGTGTGGCCTCCAAGGCGCCAAAAGGACGTTGGTCCCTTGGCCCGCTACCCCCCCCAAGTGAGAGCTGGCAGCTCTGGCCAGGGGTGTGAGGGTCTCTGTGTCTAGGAAGCCCCGCAACGCACACACCCAGGGTGTCTCTTACACCCTGTGCCTCAGCCCCCGCTGGGGTTGGCAGGGCCAAAGGCAGACGCGACCAACACGACCTCAGCCCGGCCCCTGGCGTGGCATCCCCACACAGTCTGAGCACAGAGCGAGGGGGCCCACTCGCCGTTGCAGGGTCCAGCTGTGCCCGAGCCAGGGGCTGCCCCAGCACCCACAGCTCCTGTGCCGCCAGGAGGGTGCCCTCcattctcccctgcccccagcatgcTTGGCCGAGAAGCACAGGGGCAACGGCTTCTTGGAGCAGGAGTCCCCCACCCCGTGGCTCCGCCATGGCCCGGCACCGCACTGTCCTCCACACCCAGACGCCGCCACCTCTTAGTCCGTCTGCATCTCCATACACCGGGCTCTGCCCAGCTGCCCCCAGGCTGCCCATCCCCTCCATCACCCACCTGGCCGTGACGAGGTCCAGCAGCCAGTGGGTCCGAACCTGTTCGATGCCACCATGAGGGACGGCACCCACGTAGGCCAGGTTGAGCTGCTGGTCCCAGCTGAGGTCATACCGGTCGGCCTGGCTGTGCGGCAGTGGGGGACTGGGCACAAAACAAGGGGGAGCGGAGGCATTAGTCCCCTTGAGTGGGGCTAGCGGAGGGGCCTCGGCACAGGCCCCACACCTACAAACTCAGGGCAAGGACCGGGGTGTGTCTGCTGGTGAATTTTACTGTCCCTGAACTAATAAACTGCCCCCTAGTGCCAGGACTGTGATGAAGTCTCAGGTTTATGGGGGTCGGGGGCTCCCAGAGAGATCACATTCccaccctgctccctgccccaccgGCCGGGAGATATCAGCTCCAAGCCTGACAGAGGCAATCGGGGACACCAGGCACCGGGACAGGTCCCACTGCAGGGACGTCGACCGTCCTGGGGTTGCCCCCTCGAGGGGCTCCCGGTCTGCGCCAACGAGTAGTGTCCTGGGCCACAGCCCCTCCCGCAGCCTGGGCTGCCGCGGCTGGCCACCAGGCTCTCCAGCCTCTGGTGGGTGACCAGGCACACTCAGGGCCTGGCCCCCGGCCCCCACCACACGCGCGCGGCAGCCGCTCAGCTAGAAAACCTCCGCAGCGCCGGAAACATCGCGTAGAGCCAGCGGACAGAGACGAGATCCCCACTCTGAGGCTGGACCCGAAAGGAAGGAGCGAGCCGCGGCCCTCCTCGCTTCGGAGCGCCTACTGCAGGTCTCTCCAGGGGCGACACGGGGGTCCCGGGGTCCCGGAGGCCCGGGGCGGGGTGCGCGGCCGCGGTTTGGGAAGAGCGCGCAGCGAGCAGGGGCAGGCTGGGCCGCTCCGACCTCAGTGTCCCCCGCGG
This is a stretch of genomic DNA from Physeter macrocephalus isolate SW-GA unplaced genomic scaffold, ASM283717v5 random_1065, whole genome shotgun sequence. It encodes these proteins:
- the SLC26A1 gene encoding sulfate anion transporter 1: MEVSPEFTQQGRGLVLLRRRPPAPPGPREALKARLRRGCACSAQRARELLQDLLPATRWLRQYQPREDLAGDVISGLVIGIILVPQAIAYSLLAGLQPIYSLYTSFFANLIYFLMGTSRHVSVGIFSLLCLMVGQVVDRELLLAGFDPAQDGPGPGANRSALNASATVLALGLQDCGQDCYAIRVATALTLLAGVYQVLMGVLGLGFVSAYLSQPLLDGFAMGASVTILTSQLRHLLGVRVPRHQGPGLVVSTWLSLLRGAGQANLCDVLTSATCLAVLLAAKELSDRYRHHLKVPLPAELLVIGAATLVSHFGQFHERFGSSVAGDIPTGFMPPHVPDPALVWRVALDAASLALVGSAFSISLAEMFARSHGYSVRANQELLAVGCCNVLPAFFHCFATSAALAKSLVKTATGCRTQLSSAVSAAVVLLVVLALAPLFRDLQRSVLACVIVVSLRGALRKVRDVPRLWRLSPADALVWVATAATCVLVSTEAGLLAGILLSLLSLAGRTRHPSAALLARAGDSSFYGDPAEFEGLVPEPGVQVFRFTGPLYYANKDFFLRSLYSLTGLNAGYAAARRKERGPGAGAGEGEPVEGRDLGPGRSTAALVPSASCFHAVVIDCAPLLFVDAAGLATLQDLRRDYGSLGIALLLACCSPSVRDTLRRGGFLGEDQGDAAEEGQLFPSVHCAVQAARARCQELVAANYTL
- the LOC114483878 gene encoding alpha-L-iduronidase-like; its protein translation is MRAPRPRAALLALLAASLAAAEAPHLVRVDAARALRPLQPFWRSTGFCPPLPHSQADRYDLSWDQQLNLAYVGAVPHGGIEQVRTHWLLDLVTARGSAGQGLSYNFTHLDRYLDLLRENQLVPGFELMGSPSGRFTDFENQRQVFEWKNLVSLLAGRYIGRYGLKHVSKWNFETWNEPDHHDFDNVSMTLQGFLNYYDACSEGLRAASSALRLGGPGDSFHPLPRSPLCWGLLEHCHNGTNFFTGEVGVRLDYIALHKKVQPGIPALPSVPAPNPAP